A genomic window from Deltaproteobacteria bacterium IMCC39524 includes:
- a CDS encoding cobalamin-binding protein, translated as MKKALLFLLFSFLLVGPAQSRELIDQLGRKVEVAEPLTRVVSLIPSLTETSYEVGGGELLVGATRFATFPAAAAKLPRVGSYIALDIERIVKLKPQLCLATKDGNPKAAVERLESLGIPVYVFDPKSLEDVVDTVVRLGEIYGMEEQAAALVSGYQRRLDKVALQLEGVKDRPRVFFQIDAQPIFSAGSDTFLHQLLVRSGAVNLAANRRGYPRYSWEELLVMKPDVVLLASMGGGYSEQELRARWDAWPQVPAVKQNRLHIVDADLFDRPSPRLIDALEYLIVLLHPELDQAQ; from the coding sequence ATGAAAAAAGCCTTACTCTTTTTGCTCTTTTCTTTTCTCCTTGTCGGTCCTGCGCAGAGCCGTGAGTTGATTGATCAACTCGGCCGCAAGGTTGAAGTCGCAGAACCTCTGACCCGTGTGGTCTCACTGATTCCAAGTCTTACCGAGACCAGTTACGAGGTCGGCGGGGGCGAGCTGTTGGTGGGCGCGACCCGTTTCGCAACCTTTCCCGCCGCAGCGGCCAAATTGCCGAGAGTTGGCTCTTACATTGCTCTTGATATCGAAAGAATCGTCAAGCTTAAGCCGCAACTCTGTCTGGCGACTAAAGACGGCAACCCGAAGGCTGCCGTTGAAAGGCTTGAGAGCCTCGGCATACCGGTCTATGTGTTTGACCCGAAAAGTCTTGAGGATGTCGTTGATACCGTTGTCCGCCTGGGTGAAATTTACGGCATGGAGGAGCAGGCGGCCGCCCTGGTCTCCGGTTACCAGAGACGTTTGGATAAGGTTGCTCTTCAGCTCGAGGGGGTGAAGGATCGACCCCGGGTCTTTTTTCAGATCGACGCACAACCGATTTTCTCGGCAGGCTCCGATACCTTCCTGCATCAGTTGTTGGTTCGCTCCGGTGCTGTTAACCTTGCTGCTAATCGCAGAGGTTATCCCCGTTACTCCTGGGAGGAGTTGCTGGTTATGAAGCCTGATGTGGTGCTTCTTGCTTCAATGGGAGGCGGCTACTCGGAGCAGGAATTACGCGCGCGTTGGGACGCCTGGCCACAGGTCCCGGCGGTTAAACAGAACCGCTTGCATATTGTCGATGCGGACTTGTTTGATCGCCCTTCACCAAGATTGATCGATGCCCTCGAGTACCTGATTGTGCTGCTTCATCCTGAGCTTGATCAAGCTCAATAA
- a CDS encoding iron ABC transporter permease, with translation MIGYVPVYKKLIAVTLVLSLLLACSMLLGLAVGSSGDASAAWKLLFGQGEPDPTLEVIVWQLRWPRVILAATVGASLSLGGLVFQALLRNPLAEPYILGVSGGSAVGAILGILAGFSIFPGLTLSSFAGSLLVLMLVLLLSNRREGNSDSLLLGGVMVNAFCGAVIMFLISVSKTSQMQKIIFWLMGDLSSVGTDTLPLLLGVLPCFLLIFLLAQPLNLLLTGRESASSMGVNVAAMMLVLLLTASLMVSLTVCHSGLIGFVGLTVPHILRLVLGSDHRILIPACILSGASYLVLCDLLARSLPSQGEMSVGIVTALVGAPLFIGLLWRGRK, from the coding sequence ATGATTGGTTATGTCCCCGTTTATAAAAAACTGATCGCTGTCACCTTGGTTCTCAGCCTGCTGCTCGCCTGTTCCATGTTGTTGGGCTTGGCGGTTGGCTCGTCCGGTGACGCCTCTGCAGCCTGGAAGTTACTGTTCGGTCAAGGTGAGCCTGATCCCACCCTGGAAGTAATTGTCTGGCAATTGCGATGGCCGAGAGTGATCCTGGCGGCGACGGTTGGCGCCTCCCTCTCTCTGGGCGGCCTGGTCTTCCAGGCTCTCTTGCGTAACCCTCTGGCTGAACCTTATATCCTGGGTGTTTCCGGCGGCTCAGCGGTCGGTGCTATTCTCGGCATCCTCGCCGGATTCAGTATCTTCCCCGGGTTAACTTTAAGCTCTTTTGCCGGGTCGTTACTCGTTCTCATGCTGGTGCTGTTGTTGAGTAATCGCAGGGAAGGTAACAGCGATTCCCTGCTGCTCGGTGGTGTCATGGTGAACGCCTTTTGTGGCGCTGTCATCATGTTCCTGATCTCGGTCAGTAAGACCTCCCAGATGCAGAAAATCATTTTCTGGCTGATGGGCGATCTCTCCTCGGTCGGCACTGACACTCTGCCTCTATTGCTCGGGGTTCTGCCCTGCTTTTTGCTGATCTTTCTGCTCGCTCAACCCCTCAACCTGCTCCTGACCGGTCGTGAAAGTGCATCCTCCATGGGTGTTAATGTCGCTGCAATGATGCTGGTCTTGTTGCTGACCGCGTCCCTGATGGTGAGTTTGACGGTTTGTCACTCAGGGCTGATCGGCTTTGTCGGCCTGACGGTTCCCCATATCCTGCGACTGGTTCTGGGTTCGGATCATCGTATCCTTATCCCGGCCTGTATTTTGTCGGGTGCCTCCTATCTCGTGCTTTGCGATCTGTTAGCCAGGAGTCTGCCCAGTCAGGGTGAGATGTCGGTAGGAATTGTGACGGCCCTGGTCGGTGCTCCGCTCTTTATCGGCTTGCTGTGGAGGGGGCGAAAATGA